From a single Balneolales bacterium ANBcel1 genomic region:
- a CDS encoding tetratricopeptide repeat protein, whose protein sequence is MAKRLSKEQLETDPLLTSYYIFVSFIKRNMTAVIAVSVAVLVIVGGGIYYYLHSQAQEQEAQELLAQVDPAFQAGDYEIALEGGSTRITVGLIDIINNYGRTNAGNMARYYAAVAESELGNYAQARYYIERFNPPEGILGVGPIALHGVILANLGEFEEAADIFVKAAEWDKNNSTTPQNLLQAAQVSMEANNYSRATEYVNRILRDYPDSEFVDRARRLEGMLLARG, encoded by the coding sequence ATGGCCAAGCGACTCTCCAAAGAACAACTCGAAACGGATCCCCTCCTTACCAGTTACTATATTTTTGTCAGTTTCATCAAACGCAACATGACCGCCGTAATCGCCGTTTCGGTTGCGGTACTGGTCATCGTTGGCGGAGGAATCTATTACTATCTCCACTCCCAGGCCCAGGAACAGGAAGCCCAGGAGCTTCTGGCACAGGTGGATCCGGCATTCCAGGCCGGTGATTACGAAATCGCCCTCGAAGGGGGCAGCACCCGTATTACCGTGGGCCTGATCGACATCATCAACAATTATGGCCGTACCAATGCCGGCAACATGGCCCGCTATTACGCGGCCGTAGCAGAGTCGGAGCTGGGTAATTACGCCCAGGCGCGATACTACATCGAACGGTTCAACCCGCCCGAGGGGATACTCGGAGTAGGTCCGATCGCGCTCCACGGCGTCATTCTCGCAAATCTCGGTGAGTTTGAAGAGGCGGCGGATATCTTTGTTAAAGCAGCGGAGTGGGATAAAAACAACTCTACCACGCCCCAAAACCTGCTGCAAGCCGCCCAGGTGTCGATGGAAGCCAACAACTACAGCCGTGCCACAGAGTATGTGAACCGCATCCTGCGGGATTACCCGGATTCGGAATTTGTAGACCGGGCGCGCAGGCTGGAAGGCATGCTTCTGGCTCGCGGATAA
- the pheS gene encoding phenylalanine--tRNA ligase subunit alpha, producing the protein MATPPDIDAVKKEISSITLDSAENLETFRLKYLSRKGLITGMLAGIGKAAPEDRARLGKELNELKKLADSRFEEAKQALTASATSHAAATDDPTLPPAPLPVGSTHPLTQTLEEIKSIFYRLGFTIADGPELEDDFHNFTALNFPPEHPARDMQDTFFIRKDERQPERDLVLRTHTSPVQIRLMKEQKPPFRAIMPGRVYRNESITAKSYCLFHQVEGLYVDKGVSLADLKHTLITFAGHLFGKNLKYRIRPSFFPFTEPSLEMDIWWETGSRPGQWMEILGAGMVHPNVLKAVDIDPEVYTGFAFGMGVERITMSRYEIDDIRLLYDNDLRFLNQFPG; encoded by the coding sequence ATGGCAACCCCTCCTGATATTGACGCGGTAAAAAAGGAAATTTCATCGATCACGCTGGATTCGGCGGAAAACCTGGAAACTTTCCGCCTGAAGTATCTGTCGCGGAAAGGGCTCATCACCGGTATGCTCGCCGGAATCGGCAAGGCCGCTCCGGAGGACCGCGCACGTCTTGGCAAGGAGCTTAACGAACTCAAGAAACTGGCCGACTCCCGGTTTGAAGAGGCGAAACAGGCACTGACCGCCTCCGCCACATCGCATGCCGCCGCCACCGACGACCCCACCCTGCCGCCGGCGCCGCTTCCCGTCGGCTCCACCCATCCCCTCACCCAGACTCTTGAGGAGATAAAATCCATTTTCTACCGCCTCGGGTTTACCATTGCGGACGGCCCCGAACTTGAAGATGACTTCCACAATTTCACGGCGCTCAACTTCCCGCCCGAACATCCGGCAAGGGATATGCAGGATACGTTTTTTATCCGAAAGGATGAGCGTCAGCCGGAGCGGGATCTGGTTCTGCGGACCCACACCTCACCGGTGCAGATCCGCCTTATGAAGGAGCAGAAACCGCCGTTTCGCGCCATTATGCCCGGACGCGTATACCGAAACGAGTCCATCACCGCCAAATCGTACTGCCTGTTCCATCAGGTCGAGGGACTGTATGTCGATAAGGGCGTAAGCCTGGCGGATCTCAAACACACCCTGATCACTTTTGCCGGGCATCTGTTCGGGAAGAATCTGAAGTACCGGATTCGCCCCTCCTTTTTTCCGTTTACCGAGCCCAGCCTCGAAATGGACATCTGGTGGGAAACCGGCAGCCGACCCGGTCAGTGGATGGAGATCCTCGGTGCGGGTATGGTGCACCCCAACGTGCTCAAGGCGGTGGATATAGACCCGGAAGTTTATACCGGATTCGCCTTTGGAATGGGTGTGGAGCGCATTACCATGTCGCGCTACGAAATCGACGACATTCGCCTGCTGTACGACAACGACCTCCGTTTCCTCAATCAGTTTCCCGGATGA
- a CDS encoding cell division protein ZapA, with protein sequence MKSIKVSILGKTYPLKINEGDEEAMLNIASYVDKRFYDFRKALINQPESTIMVLASLSIAEELFLKNNGNRPDITPDAPKIFGEINESLREILDDIEQENRDI encoded by the coding sequence ATGAAATCCATAAAAGTCTCCATACTGGGAAAAACGTATCCCCTCAAAATCAACGAAGGTGATGAAGAGGCCATGCTCAATATCGCCTCCTATGTCGACAAGCGGTTCTATGATTTCCGCAAGGCGCTGATCAACCAGCCGGAATCCACCATCATGGTGCTGGCGTCTCTCAGTATCGCCGAGGAACTCTTTCTCAAAAACAATGGAAACAGGCCGGATATAACCCCGGATGCCCCCAAAATCTTCGGAGAAATTAATGAATCCCTGCGTGAGATTTTGGATGACATTGAGCAGGAAAATCGCGATATTTAA
- a CDS encoding ABC transporter ATP-binding protein — protein MKKDELLLKATDIHKTYRGKTEPVQVLRGLDISIHRNDLAAIVGASGSGKSTLLHILGGLDRPDSGSIRFRDRELSSMDDETLAGFRNRNIGFVFQFHHLLPEFSALENVFMPGLIAGKSMAEIKQRAEYLLEETGLKDRIDHRPSELSGGEQQRVAVARALMNEPEIIMADEPTGNLDERNTEKLLALLMDLKQKEQSAIVLITHDHRIAHITPSVFHLQEGRLTPEKMHHT, from the coding sequence GTGAAGAAAGACGAATTGCTTCTCAAGGCAACCGATATCCACAAAACATATCGCGGAAAAACCGAACCTGTACAGGTTTTGAGAGGGCTTGATATTTCCATTCACCGAAATGACCTGGCTGCGATTGTCGGCGCCAGCGGTTCTGGTAAAAGCACGCTTCTCCACATTCTTGGGGGGCTGGATCGTCCCGACAGCGGCAGCATCCGCTTTCGCGACAGGGAACTCTCCTCTATGGATGACGAGACCCTGGCAGGGTTTCGAAATCGCAATATCGGGTTTGTATTTCAGTTTCATCACCTGCTTCCGGAATTCTCCGCCCTTGAAAACGTCTTCATGCCCGGACTCATCGCCGGAAAGTCCATGGCAGAGATCAAGCAGCGAGCCGAATACCTGCTCGAGGAGACGGGCCTGAAGGACCGGATCGACCACCGCCCTTCCGAACTCTCCGGCGGTGAACAGCAACGGGTAGCAGTCGCCCGCGCACTTATGAATGAGCCCGAGATCATCATGGCGGACGAACCCACGGGAAATCTGGACGAGCGGAATACCGAAAAACTGCTGGCCCTGCTGATGGACCTCAAGCAGAAAGAGCAGAGCGCCATCGTACTGATTACTCACGACCATCGAATTGCACACATCACCCCTTCGGTTTTCCATCTGCAGGAAGGGCGATTGACTCCCGAGAAAATGCACCATACCTGA
- the infC gene encoding translation initiation factor IF-3: protein MGKRFKSYPVRRAEPKERVNEQIRADVVRVIKPDNEHVIIPIQEALDMAGRLNRDLVEVAPNADPPVCKIMDHGKYIFEKKKKEKEAKKKQHVVVLKELRFRPQTDDHDYEFKKRHAEGFLKEGNKVKATVQFKGRDIIYSDQGKKLLDRLTKDLEDLGKVETPAKLEGKRMSMVIAPSKGPGS, encoded by the coding sequence ATCGGAAAACGATTTAAAAGTTATCCCGTCCGCAGAGCGGAACCCAAAGAACGGGTCAATGAACAGATTCGTGCGGATGTGGTCCGGGTGATCAAGCCCGATAACGAACACGTCATCATCCCCATACAGGAGGCGCTGGACATGGCCGGCCGCCTGAACCGTGACCTGGTTGAAGTCGCACCGAATGCAGATCCGCCGGTGTGCAAGATTATGGATCACGGCAAATACATCTTTGAGAAGAAGAAAAAGGAGAAAGAGGCCAAGAAGAAGCAGCATGTCGTGGTTCTCAAGGAGCTTCGGTTCCGGCCACAGACCGACGACCACGACTATGAGTTCAAAAAGCGCCATGCCGAAGGATTCCTGAAAGAGGGAAACAAGGTAAAAGCGACGGTTCAGTTCAAGGGGCGTGACATCATATACAGTGATCAGGGTAAAAAGCTGCTGGACCGGCTCACCAAGGATCTTGAAGATCTGGGCAAGGTGGAAACTCCGGCCAAGCTGGAGGGCAAACGCATGTCGATGGTTATCGCGCCGTCAAAAGGGCCCGGCTCCTGA
- the rplT gene encoding 50S ribosomal protein L20, giving the protein MPRSSNNVASRRRRKRVLERAKGYWGARSKVYTVAKNAVEKALQYQYRDRRVRKREFRKLWIARINAAARLNDTTYSKLMGALKARNMEINRKVLADLAVHDPQAFSAVVETALKKS; this is encoded by the coding sequence ATGCCACGATCGTCCAATAATGTGGCTTCCCGTCGCCGTCGCAAACGCGTATTAGAGCGTGCGAAAGGTTACTGGGGTGCAAGGAGCAAAGTCTACACTGTCGCGAAAAATGCGGTAGAAAAGGCCCTTCAGTACCAGTATCGCGACAGGAGAGTCCGCAAAAGAGAATTCAGAAAACTCTGGATAGCCCGTATCAACGCGGCGGCCCGCCTTAACGACACGACCTATTCCAAACTGATGGGCGCCTTGAAAGCCCGGAATATGGAAATCAACCGGAAAGTGCTTGCCGACCTGGCAGTTCACGACCCCCAGGCCTTCAGTGCCGTGGTTGAAACGGCTCTCAAGAAATCCTGA
- a CDS encoding TIGR00282 family metallophosphoesterase yields MSQPVKVLFIGDIVGSPGLSLLETLLPSLISKYEAQFVIANAENSHEGMGINEEIIRTLYRLGVHVITGGNHSFAKWKIYPYMKTDPRLLRPMNYPKGAHGYGFGVYDIPDSGHRIGVVNLQGRTYMQPIDDPFRAGDWVLEKIRQETKMVFIDFHAEATAEKMAFGWYIDGRASVVAGTHTHIPTADARLLPKGTGYISDVGMTGPYQSVIGMDRDTAVKRFLLQTPHKYKMANGDNRICGLFTKIDPESGSCIHIEPIIFPAFETGKSS; encoded by the coding sequence ATGTCGCAACCCGTAAAGGTTCTGTTCATCGGTGATATTGTCGGATCACCCGGCCTCTCCCTTCTGGAAACCCTGCTCCCCTCTCTCATCAGCAAATACGAAGCGCAGTTTGTCATCGCCAATGCGGAGAACTCCCATGAGGGTATGGGAATAAACGAAGAAATCATCCGGACTCTGTACCGGCTGGGAGTTCATGTGATTACTGGTGGAAATCACAGTTTTGCCAAGTGGAAGATCTATCCGTACATGAAAACGGACCCCCGGCTGCTGCGCCCCATGAACTATCCGAAGGGAGCGCACGGATACGGATTCGGCGTATACGACATACCTGATTCCGGTCACCGGATCGGAGTCGTAAACCTGCAGGGCCGAACCTATATGCAGCCGATCGATGATCCGTTTCGCGCCGGTGACTGGGTGCTCGAAAAAATCCGGCAGGAGACAAAAATGGTCTTCATCGACTTCCATGCCGAAGCTACAGCCGAAAAGATGGCCTTTGGGTGGTATATCGACGGGCGCGCCTCCGTAGTTGCCGGCACCCACACACACATACCGACCGCCGATGCACGGCTGCTGCCCAAAGGCACCGGTTATATTTCCGATGTGGGCATGACCGGCCCCTACCAGTCCGTTATCGGCATGGACAGAGACACGGCTGTCAAACGGTTCCTGCTCCAGACCCCCCACAAATACAAGATGGCCAACGGAGACAACCGGATCTGCGGCCTGTTTACAAAAATCGATCCCGAGAGCGGATCATGCATTCATATCGAGCCGATTATCTTTCCAGCATTTGAAACCGGAAAATCATCGTGA
- the ppc gene encoding phosphoenolpyruvate carboxylase → MGPMQEWKGLDIEAEGEGISRPLSRNVNLLGSMLGHAVRDLAGEEMFDMVESLRARCKLAYEEGQDAGALRSEVQQTLAALTTNQMDWLLRAFTSFFHLVNRAEQIEITRINRERELNADKDHPRDESVMQAIHYIREAGLTYFEFTSILASLDIQPTLTAHPTEARRRSILHIQQNISSLILRLNNESLIPSEKEQLLSELFSQICILISTDDVRPSSLSVHDEVRNGLYFLSNSIWNTVPKIYSDLEDAADIYYGKRPELPPFLKYRSWIGGDRDGNPRVTSEMTGETLRLHYESAFNRYEQALSAVWYELSISSRHMEVPQVLIDGIKSDEEVCDTGLKTADYWHEPYRLKVHFMQHKLMLQRRSLLDMASTEAGPYPIPVFLDDVEQLISALRQAGFRQLADRGSLRKLHYQIKTFGYHMAALDIRQHSDIYGTCVAEMLESAGVATGYRNMKEEKKRELLEQELRSPRPLIPKNTRLGETSSDLLATFRVIYKALERDPNAIGSIIVSMTHDVSDLMEVLLIAKETGIWRYSHAGVDTLIDVVPLFETVEDLNASREVMARLFEDGIYRKHLQSRGMFQEIMLGYSDSNKDGGYWMANWALHKAQEDLATVCRDHDVTCRLFHGRGGTVGRGGGRSNQAVLGLPQACHNGKIRFTEQGEVISFRYALPSIARRHLEQIVNAMIQSTARAGRKKTHRFKNDEQAVAMMEEISARSMKSYMEFTRKTEVWQWYTTITPIEFISALPIASRPVSRKSGKEVDFDNLRAIPWVFAWTQTRYNLPGWFGIGSALDSYLEDFPDDLERMQNLYGESRFFRSVIDNAQRELARAHLDIARYYSRQVEKEFHHVIEEEFSKARRVLLSISGEEELLTSNPVIRKSIQLRNPYTDVLNLLQIELMQRNRKEKSSRLRHALFSSINGIAAGMQSTG, encoded by the coding sequence ATGGGACCTATGCAAGAATGGAAGGGACTGGACATTGAGGCGGAAGGAGAGGGCATCTCCCGGCCTCTCAGCCGCAATGTGAATCTGCTGGGCTCAATGCTTGGGCACGCCGTCAGAGACCTGGCGGGAGAGGAGATGTTCGACATGGTGGAATCCCTTCGGGCCAGATGCAAACTGGCCTATGAGGAAGGGCAGGACGCCGGTGCTCTCCGGTCCGAGGTGCAGCAGACACTGGCGGCCCTGACAACCAACCAGATGGACTGGCTTCTCAGGGCGTTTACCTCGTTTTTTCACCTGGTCAATCGGGCCGAGCAGATCGAGATCACCAGAATCAACCGGGAGCGGGAGCTCAATGCCGATAAAGACCACCCCCGGGATGAATCGGTGATGCAGGCGATTCACTACATCAGGGAAGCGGGCCTCACCTATTTCGAGTTCACCAGCATTCTGGCCAGCCTGGATATCCAGCCTACCCTGACCGCGCATCCGACCGAAGCCCGCCGCCGCAGTATCCTGCACATCCAGCAGAACATCTCCAGCCTGATCCTCAGGCTCAACAACGAGTCGCTGATCCCATCCGAAAAGGAACAGCTTCTCTCAGAACTGTTTTCACAGATTTGTATTCTGATATCGACCGATGATGTCCGTCCATCCAGCCTGAGTGTGCACGATGAGGTGCGCAACGGCCTCTATTTTTTGAGCAACTCCATCTGGAATACGGTGCCGAAAATCTACTCCGACCTGGAGGATGCCGCCGATATCTATTACGGCAAGCGCCCGGAGCTCCCTCCGTTTCTGAAATACCGCAGCTGGATCGGCGGCGATCGCGACGGCAACCCCAGGGTTACTTCGGAAATGACCGGGGAGACGCTCCGCCTGCATTATGAATCGGCGTTTAACCGGTATGAGCAGGCCCTGAGCGCCGTCTGGTACGAACTGAGCATTTCTTCCCGGCACATGGAAGTTCCGCAGGTTCTGATCGACGGTATAAAGAGCGATGAAGAAGTGTGTGATACCGGTTTGAAAACTGCCGACTACTGGCACGAGCCCTATCGTCTTAAAGTCCATTTTATGCAGCACAAACTGATGCTGCAGCGCCGCTCTCTGCTCGATATGGCATCCACCGAGGCCGGCCCCTATCCCATACCGGTGTTTCTGGATGATGTGGAGCAGCTCATCTCGGCATTGCGCCAGGCCGGCTTCCGCCAGCTGGCCGACCGTGGATCCCTCCGGAAGCTGCACTACCAGATCAAGACATTCGGGTATCATATGGCGGCGCTCGATATTCGTCAGCATAGCGACATCTACGGCACCTGTGTTGCCGAAATGCTGGAATCTGCCGGGGTGGCCACCGGGTACCGTAACATGAAGGAAGAAAAGAAGCGGGAGCTGCTGGAACAGGAGCTGAGAAGCCCCCGGCCGCTGATTCCGAAAAACACCCGGCTTGGCGAAACCTCGTCTGATCTACTGGCTACATTCCGCGTGATTTACAAGGCCCTGGAGCGCGATCCAAACGCGATCGGAAGCATCATCGTCAGCATGACCCACGACGTCAGTGATCTCATGGAGGTGCTGCTTATCGCCAAGGAGACCGGTATCTGGCGGTATTCCCACGCCGGTGTGGACACCCTGATCGATGTGGTGCCGCTGTTTGAGACGGTTGAAGACCTGAATGCCAGCCGGGAGGTGATGGCCCGCCTCTTTGAAGATGGCATTTACCGTAAGCATCTGCAAAGCCGCGGAATGTTTCAGGAGATTATGCTGGGGTATTCCGACAGCAACAAGGACGGCGGGTACTGGATGGCCAACTGGGCGCTTCACAAGGCCCAGGAAGACCTTGCTACGGTTTGCCGGGACCATGATGTGACCTGCAGGCTGTTTCACGGCAGGGGAGGGACCGTGGGACGCGGAGGCGGGCGCTCGAATCAGGCAGTGCTCGGTCTGCCCCAGGCTTGCCATAACGGAAAAATCCGTTTTACCGAACAGGGGGAGGTCATCTCTTTCCGCTACGCGCTGCCGAGTATTGCGCGCCGGCACCTTGAACAGATCGTGAATGCCATGATCCAGTCGACAGCCAGGGCCGGCCGGAAGAAAACACATCGATTCAAGAATGATGAACAGGCCGTGGCCATGATGGAGGAAATATCGGCTCGTTCGATGAAATCGTACATGGAGTTTACCCGCAAGACCGAGGTCTGGCAGTGGTACACCACCATCACGCCCATTGAGTTTATCAGCGCGTTGCCGATCGCCTCGCGTCCGGTTTCAAGGAAGTCCGGCAAGGAGGTGGATTTCGACAATCTTCGCGCGATTCCATGGGTGTTTGCATGGACACAGACCCGCTACAATCTGCCGGGATGGTTCGGCATCGGCTCGGCTCTCGACTCCTATCTTGAAGATTTTCCCGATGACCTGGAACGGATGCAAAACCTGTACGGGGAGTCACGTTTTTTCCGTTCGGTGATCGACAATGCACAGCGTGAGTTGGCCAGGGCCCATCTCGACATCGCCAGGTATTATTCGCGGCAGGTGGAGAAAGAGTTCCATCATGTTATTGAAGAGGAATTCAGCAAAGCCCGCAGGGTGCTGCTGAGCATCTCCGGGGAGGAGGAGCTGCTGACATCCAACCCGGTGATTCGGAAGTCCATCCAGCTGCGCAATCCATACACCGATGTGCTCAATTTGCTGCAGATTGAACTAATGCAGCGGAACAGGAAGGAAAAAAGCTCCCGGCTGCGTCATGCGCTATTTTCCAGTATCAACGGAATTGCAGCCGGAATGCAGAGTACCGGCTGA
- a CDS encoding DUF2721 domain-containing protein: MSLDLATPALLFPAISLLLLAYTNRFLTLATLIRNLHKRYQEDGDPALVSQIANLRLRTRLIRDMQVLGVISLFLSALCMLLLFQGYITAAEYTFGASMLFLLASLGLSIWEIQISIRALNIQLSDMSGEKNS, encoded by the coding sequence ATGTCATTAGACCTGGCGACACCGGCGCTTCTGTTTCCGGCGATTTCTCTCTTATTGCTGGCCTATACCAACCGCTTTTTGACCCTCGCCACACTTATCCGGAATCTTCACAAACGGTATCAGGAGGACGGTGACCCTGCCCTTGTCTCACAGATCGCCAATTTACGGCTGCGAACCCGTCTGATTCGTGACATGCAGGTCCTGGGCGTGATCAGCCTGTTCCTGTCGGCACTCTGCATGCTGCTCCTGTTTCAGGGATACATAACGGCTGCGGAATATACCTTCGGAGCCAGCATGCTTTTTCTTCTGGCCTCACTGGGCTTGTCCATCTGGGAAATCCAGATTTCGATCAGGGCGTTGAACATCCAGCTGAGTGATATGAGCGGTGAGAAAAACAGCTGA
- the rpmI gene encoding 50S ribosomal protein L35: MPKMKTISGAKKRFKLTKSGKIKRKKAFASHILTKKTPKRKRNLRAATLVDKSDAPRMRDLIPYA, translated from the coding sequence ATGCCTAAAATGAAAACCATAAGCGGCGCCAAGAAGCGTTTCAAGCTGACAAAGTCCGGCAAAATCAAGCGCAAGAAGGCGTTCGCCAGCCATATTCTTACCAAGAAGACACCGAAGAGAAAGCGGAATCTGCGTGCTGCAACATTGGTGGACAAATCCGATGCCCCTCGCATGCGTGATCTGATTCCATACGCTTAA
- the pheT gene encoding phenylalanine--tRNA ligase subunit beta, with protein MKISYNWLSRYLSEIPDPAETAERLTLTGLEVEEIEETGADLSGIVVGEVLEVKPHPDADRLVVCTVDIGDDGISQIVCGAPNVAAGQKVPVATVGSVLPKPLPDGKPFKIRKAKIRGQKSAGMICAEDELGLGDDHSGIMVLDPSIKAGTPFSEVAGVEKDSVYEIGLTPNRPDATCHLGVARDLAAATGAALKKPLENLPHISAPLPPDTIRIVDTDKCHRYVGILVRGANVDESPQWLKESLLAIGLRPVNNVVDITNFVLQELGQPLHAFDYRHLAGGIIEVRSFENDRKFTTLDDVERTVPAGSLFICDAEKPVALAGVMGGLNSEIESESSDILIESAWFEPTGIRKTARQLALQTDSSYRFERGVDPNLTRNAALRCAQLIIEVCGGTIEGMEDVHPVKTEPLEVELRHDRLNRLLGMEIDPDVAVTLLERLEIAVSSERAEPLTWKCRVPTFRPDITTEIDLIEEVARIYDYNNIPDPEHIAIAQPEPIPYGETFRENIRRAAVSAGLKEIYSNSLLPEQLLDPLGGEAVVVPTLNPITKDQALLRTSLKYGFLRSAAYNFNRNAAGVRFFEIGNVFRRAENGGTWIEGIHESTHIHIGVAGQASPEHWKTDARAFDLFDLKALVNAMLSKLGIGHLTRWESADNRLLLVANNPAGTSNGQGGSAGSSGNIADRSVSPPSSADDNIIGILEAVDSEWKKRTEVETAAFSAELNIGKLELIARQAGQRIYKPVSRFPAFEFDLALVVDKSVAAGDLERRMHDIAGKILKTSEVFDVFEGGSLEKHQKSIAFRLMFQDYEKTLTINDIDPVIRKILKKLDEDFSAKLRS; from the coding sequence ATGAAAATCTCGTACAACTGGCTATCCCGCTACCTCTCAGAAATACCGGACCCCGCCGAAACCGCCGAGCGCCTCACCCTTACCGGCCTGGAAGTCGAAGAGATCGAAGAAACCGGAGCCGATCTGAGTGGCATCGTGGTGGGAGAAGTGCTTGAAGTGAAACCCCATCCTGATGCCGACCGGCTGGTTGTCTGCACGGTGGATATCGGAGATGACGGGATTTCACAAATCGTCTGCGGGGCTCCGAATGTTGCGGCCGGACAAAAAGTGCCCGTCGCTACAGTGGGCTCGGTGCTTCCCAAACCACTGCCCGACGGCAAGCCGTTTAAAATCCGGAAAGCCAAAATCCGGGGGCAAAAATCCGCCGGAATGATCTGTGCCGAGGATGAACTGGGGCTGGGCGACGACCACAGCGGAATCATGGTGCTGGACCCCTCCATCAAGGCGGGTACCCCGTTTTCTGAAGTGGCCGGGGTAGAAAAAGATTCGGTGTACGAAATCGGTCTGACCCCCAACCGGCCCGATGCAACCTGCCATCTGGGAGTTGCACGGGATCTCGCTGCCGCTACCGGAGCCGCCCTCAAAAAACCGCTGGAGAACCTGCCGCACATATCGGCACCTCTTCCTCCGGACACCATCCGTATCGTCGATACCGACAAATGTCACCGCTATGTGGGGATTCTGGTACGCGGCGCCAACGTTGATGAATCGCCCCAATGGCTCAAAGAGTCTCTGCTGGCGATTGGCCTTCGTCCCGTCAACAATGTGGTGGATATTACCAATTTCGTGCTTCAGGAACTGGGTCAGCCGCTGCACGCATTTGATTACCGGCATCTGGCCGGCGGGATAATTGAAGTCCGTTCCTTTGAAAACGACCGGAAGTTTACGACCCTCGATGACGTGGAGCGCACCGTACCCGCAGGCTCGCTGTTTATTTGTGACGCAGAAAAGCCGGTGGCCCTGGCCGGGGTCATGGGTGGACTTAATTCGGAAATTGAGTCTGAAAGCAGTGATATCCTGATCGAATCGGCCTGGTTTGAACCCACCGGAATCCGGAAGACCGCCCGGCAACTGGCTCTGCAAACGGACTCCTCCTACCGTTTTGAGCGGGGAGTTGATCCCAATCTGACCCGCAACGCGGCTCTTCGCTGCGCACAGCTGATCATCGAAGTGTGCGGCGGAACCATTGAAGGGATGGAGGATGTCCACCCGGTGAAAACGGAACCCCTGGAAGTGGAATTGCGCCATGACCGCCTCAACCGGCTTTTGGGCATGGAAATTGATCCCGATGTGGCCGTAACGCTTCTGGAGCGGCTTGAAATCGCGGTGAGCAGCGAGCGTGCGGAACCCCTGACCTGGAAATGCCGGGTGCCCACGTTTCGCCCCGACATCACCACCGAAATTGACCTGATCGAGGAGGTGGCCAGGATATACGACTACAATAACATCCCGGATCCCGAACACATTGCGATTGCGCAGCCCGAACCGATTCCCTACGGAGAAACCTTCCGTGAAAACATCCGGAGGGCAGCCGTTTCTGCAGGTCTCAAGGAGATCTACTCCAACAGCCTGTTGCCGGAACAACTGCTTGACCCCCTCGGCGGAGAGGCGGTTGTAGTGCCCACGCTTAACCCCATCACCAAAGACCAGGCGCTGCTGCGTACCAGTCTGAAGTACGGATTTCTCCGTTCGGCGGCCTACAATTTCAACCGCAACGCCGCTGGTGTCCGTTTTTTTGAAATAGGCAATGTATTTCGTCGCGCCGAAAACGGAGGCACCTGGATTGAGGGCATCCACGAATCCACCCACATTCATATCGGGGTGGCGGGACAGGCCTCGCCGGAACACTGGAAAACCGACGCCAGGGCGTTTGACCTGTTTGACCTGAAGGCGCTGGTTAACGCCATGCTCAGCAAACTCGGCATCGGACACCTGACACGCTGGGAGTCGGCCGATAACCGCCTGCTGCTGGTTGCCAATAATCCTGCCGGGACGAGCAACGGACAGGGCGGATCAGCCGGCAGTTCGGGGAACATCGCGGACCGCTCCGTTTCACCGCCGTCATCTGCAGACGATAACATCATCGGCATCCTGGAAGCCGTTGACAGCGAATGGAAAAAACGGACGGAAGTGGAAACGGCCGCATTTTCGGCCGAGCTGAACATCGGCAAACTCGAACTAATTGCGCGGCAGGCCGGACAGCGGATATACAAGCCGGTATCCCGGTTCCCCGCATTTGAATTTGACCTTGCGCTGGTCGTGGATAAGTCCGTTGCAGCGGGCGATCTGGAGCGGAGGATGCATGATATTGCGGGAAAAATACTTAAGACTTCCGAGGTTTTTGACGTATTTGAGGGCGGTTCTCTGGAAAAACATCAAAAAAGCATTGCTTTTCGTCTGATGTTTCAGGATTATGAAAAAACATTAACCATAAATGACATCGACCCTGTCATCCGGAAGATTCTTAAAAAGCTGGATGAAGATTTTTCTGCAAAGTTGCGTTCTTGA